The following proteins come from a genomic window of Gallalistipes aquisgranensis:
- a CDS encoding glycosyltransferase family 2 protein: MNTDRIRISVVIPLYNKEREAARAVRSVLDQRYLPLEIIVVDDGSTDRSAAAVEELAAPEVRLIRQANAGVSAARNRGTEEASGDYVAFLDADDWWEPGFLEEIAALIGEFPGCGIYSTAFRIVRDGRRFPARQPQRRGVVADYFDEAMTRYVCLPSSSCLPRSVLLEAGGFPPGMKLGEDLYLWTKVAARHPVCFSPRPEVNYSVTASNRSSAIYTPERTEFSFRDLYTEGNDSLNEYIARCGIAKAITVAAKGDTRAGREAERFFRYTRRYRFGWRKLYLLNRLPRSWRPGVLALYNRLAWMIARKGL; encoded by the coding sequence ATGAATACCGACCGAATCCGCATATCCGTCGTCATTCCGCTCTACAACAAGGAGCGCGAAGCGGCACGGGCCGTCCGCTCCGTCCTGGACCAGCGCTACCTGCCCCTCGAGATCATCGTGGTGGACGACGGAAGCACCGACCGGAGCGCCGCCGCCGTAGAGGAACTCGCCGCCCCGGAAGTGCGGCTCATCCGCCAGGCCAACGCCGGGGTCTCCGCCGCCCGCAACCGGGGAACGGAGGAGGCCTCGGGCGACTATGTGGCCTTTTTGGACGCCGACGACTGGTGGGAGCCGGGATTCCTCGAAGAGATCGCCGCCCTGATCGGGGAGTTCCCCGGCTGCGGCATCTACTCCACGGCCTTCCGGATCGTCCGCGACGGCCGCCGCTTCCCGGCCCGTCAACCCCAGCGGCGCGGCGTCGTGGCCGACTATTTCGACGAAGCGATGACCCGCTACGTCTGTCTACCCTCGTCCAGCTGCCTGCCCCGCAGCGTACTGCTCGAAGCGGGCGGATTCCCCCCCGGGATGAAGCTCGGGGAGGACCTCTATCTCTGGACGAAGGTGGCCGCCCGTCACCCGGTCTGCTTCTCGCCCCGCCCGGAAGTGAATTACAGCGTCACCGCCTCCAACCGTTCTTCGGCCATCTACACGCCGGAACGGACGGAATTTTCCTTCCGTGACCTCTACACAGAGGGGAACGACTCCCTGAACGAATATATCGCCCGGTGCGGCATCGCCAAGGCGATCACCGTCGCCGCCAAGGGAGACACGCGCGCCGGCCGGGAAGCCGAGCGTTTCTTCCGCTACACGCGGCGTTACCGTTTCGGCTGGCGGAAACTGTACCTGCTCAACCGGCTGCCGCGCAGCTGGCGCCCGGGAGTTCTCGCCCTCTATAACAGACTGGCCTGGATGATCGCCCGCAAAGGGCTCTGA
- a CDS encoding polysaccharide pyruvyl transferase family protein — MKRIRIEYFKNLDNYGTAMMGLVTVAALARRYGPEQVEFHCDFDDDRVLEEARAELPAGIRLVRRPTPDQRTAGLSPLRRKTARLGSLLFENEGKGFDMLVVLGGDDLSEYYSPWAPALALLRKWRASFRTRVVLLGQTVGPFTRPLNRLLARRLMPRMELYSRDEPNAAYLAAEFGLHPRLSADLALCDLPLQKETGAAPLSEYGLREAEYVTVIVSGCQSGGRYYCRNTGTYIARFREIVRGLLADPRLTGKQIVLLAHTFGSHGDEPAAVRAVAEGLDPAERERIVPVAEKIGPTRARAILGHGLFTVTGRMHAAVSTFQGGRPAISLSYSAKYDGVIGRGLGRGDLIVEADDDRLWESGRIAELVAEKTDYLLTHYGRLCGEIAERVAATRRTAEETLKNL; from the coding sequence ATGAAACGCATCCGCATCGAATACTTCAAGAATCTCGACAACTACGGCACTGCCATGATGGGGCTGGTGACGGTAGCGGCGCTCGCCCGCCGCTACGGTCCGGAACAGGTGGAATTCCACTGCGATTTCGACGACGACCGAGTGCTCGAAGAGGCCCGGGCCGAACTTCCGGCCGGCATCCGGCTGGTCCGCCGGCCCACGCCGGACCAGCGCACGGCGGGGCTCTCCCCCCTGCGCCGCAAGACGGCCCGGCTGGGAAGCCTCCTGTTCGAAAACGAAGGAAAGGGATTCGACATGCTCGTGGTGCTGGGAGGCGACGACCTTTCGGAATACTACTCCCCGTGGGCGCCCGCGCTGGCGCTGCTCCGCAAGTGGAGGGCCTCGTTCCGCACGCGGGTCGTGCTGCTCGGCCAGACCGTGGGCCCCTTCACCCGTCCGCTCAACCGCCTGCTGGCCCGCCGCCTGATGCCCCGCATGGAGCTCTACTCGCGCGACGAACCCAACGCCGCCTACCTGGCCGCGGAATTCGGACTGCATCCCCGTCTTTCGGCCGACCTGGCCCTGTGCGACCTGCCTCTGCAGAAGGAGACGGGAGCCGCCCCCCTGTCGGAGTACGGACTGCGCGAGGCGGAATACGTCACCGTGATCGTCTCCGGCTGTCAGTCGGGCGGCCGATACTACTGCCGGAACACCGGTACCTACATCGCCCGCTTCCGGGAGATCGTCCGGGGCCTGCTGGCCGATCCCCGGCTGACCGGAAAACAGATCGTCCTGCTGGCCCACACCTTCGGCAGCCACGGGGACGAACCGGCCGCCGTGCGGGCCGTCGCGGAAGGACTCGACCCGGCCGAACGGGAGAGGATCGTTCCGGTGGCCGAAAAGATCGGGCCGACCCGTGCACGGGCCATCCTCGGCCACGGGCTTTTCACCGTGACGGGACGGATGCACGCCGCCGTCTCCACCTTCCAGGGCGGACGGCCCGCGATCAGCCTCTCGTACAGCGCCAAATACGACGGGGTCATCGGCCGCGGACTGGGCCGCGGCGACCTGATCGTGGAGGCCGACGACGACCGGCTATGGGAGAGCGGCCGGATCGCGGAACTGGTCGCGGAAAAGACCGACTACCTGCTCACCCATTACGGGCGGCTCTGCGGCGAGATCGCCGAACGGGTCGCCGCCACCCGCCGCACGGCCGAAGAGACGCTGAAAAACCTGTAA
- a CDS encoding Coenzyme F420 hydrogenase/dehydrogenase, beta subunit C-terminal domain, which produces MIRIERKEDCCGCSACAAACPVHCIALEEDDEGFRYAKADPARCTECGLCERVCPMLNRQPGRREEARVYAVRNRDEAVRSTSSSGGLFSLLAGETLAAGGTVFGARFDERFDVVHDGAETAGEALRFRGSKYVQSDTGDCYPRVREALRQGRPVLFSGTGCQIAGLKGFLGRDYPSLTCAEVACHGVPSPAVWHRFLAEQRAEAEKTAGAPARLERFSFRDKSGGWKRYRVTAHYRGPQGETTLSEPFYRNAFMRGFLRDLFIRPCCHACPVKNFASGADLMLADYWGVDRCHPDMDDDRGTSLAVTLTPRGEEALHAVESRTVAVPSTLGCALAMNRAIVRSEPRPAARELFFERLRHESVTAAVARLTRTPLLKRLRRRAGKLAARLGLKTGNR; this is translated from the coding sequence ATGATCCGGATCGAACGAAAAGAGGATTGCTGCGGCTGCTCCGCCTGTGCGGCGGCATGCCCGGTGCACTGCATCGCGCTCGAAGAGGACGACGAGGGTTTCCGCTACGCGAAGGCCGACCCGGCCCGCTGTACGGAGTGCGGCCTCTGCGAAAGGGTCTGCCCCATGCTCAACCGGCAGCCGGGCCGCCGGGAGGAAGCGCGCGTCTACGCCGTCCGGAACCGGGACGAAGCGGTCCGCAGCACGAGCTCTTCGGGCGGCCTTTTCTCCCTGCTGGCCGGAGAGACCCTCGCGGCCGGGGGCACGGTCTTCGGCGCCCGCTTCGACGAACGGTTCGACGTGGTGCACGACGGTGCGGAAACGGCCGGGGAAGCCCTCCGTTTCCGCGGCTCGAAATACGTGCAGAGCGACACGGGCGACTGCTATCCCCGCGTGCGGGAGGCGTTGCGGCAGGGACGCCCGGTGCTGTTCAGCGGCACGGGGTGCCAGATTGCCGGGCTGAAAGGCTTCCTCGGACGGGACTACCCGTCGCTGACCTGCGCAGAGGTGGCCTGCCACGGCGTACCCTCCCCGGCCGTGTGGCACCGGTTTCTCGCCGAACAGCGGGCCGAAGCCGAAAAGACGGCGGGTGCGCCCGCCCGTCTCGAACGGTTCTCGTTCCGCGACAAGTCCGGCGGATGGAAACGCTACCGGGTGACGGCCCACTACCGCGGTCCGCAGGGCGAAACGACCCTTTCGGAACCGTTCTACCGCAATGCCTTCATGCGCGGTTTCCTGCGCGACCTGTTCATCCGTCCCTGCTGTCACGCCTGTCCGGTGAAGAATTTCGCCTCGGGGGCCGACCTGATGCTGGCCGACTACTGGGGAGTGGACCGCTGCCATCCCGACATGGACGACGACCGGGGTACTTCGCTCGCCGTCACCCTCACGCCCCGGGGCGAAGAGGCCCTGCACGCCGTGGAGAGCCGGACGGTCGCCGTACCCTCCACGCTCGGCTGCGCGCTGGCGATGAACCGGGCCATCGTGCGGTCCGAACCCCGTCCGGCCGCACGGGAACTCTTTTTCGAACGGCTTCGCCACGAAAGCGTGACGGCCGCCGTCGCCCGTCTGACACGCACCCCGCTGCTGAAACGGCTGCGCCGCCGGGCCGGGAAACTGGCCGCCCGGCTGGGCCTCAAAACCGGAAACCGATGA
- a CDS encoding long-chain-fatty-acid--protein ligase has product MLGIDDILSIRTPDQLREAAMELFAFQSQACAPYREYISLAGIDPRRVDAPEKIPFLPIELFKSHTVYCGERAPEIVFTSSNTGGTAPSRHPMASLEVYEKIFRRAFELFYGPASGVKIYGLLPNYLQRQGSSLVYMVDRLIAAGGGGFYLDDYPGLIADLEREHGPKILLGVSYALWDLAERYAPKLTDTVVMETGGMKGRREELPKEEFHALLCRGFGVERIHSEYGMAELTSQAYSDGEGVFRCPPWMQVSLRDLNDPFDVVLPGTRTVSCTGGINVTDLANLTSCAFIQTQDVGRLWPDGRFSVLGRADHSEIRGCNLLIQ; this is encoded by the coding sequence ATGCTCGGAATAGACGACATCCTTTCGATCCGCACCCCGGACCAGCTGCGCGAGGCGGCGATGGAGCTCTTCGCTTTCCAGTCGCAGGCCTGCGCCCCCTACCGGGAGTACATCTCCCTCGCGGGAATCGACCCCCGCCGGGTGGACGCACCCGAAAAGATTCCGTTTCTGCCGATCGAACTCTTCAAGAGCCACACGGTCTACTGCGGGGAGAGAGCCCCCGAGATCGTCTTCACCAGCAGCAACACGGGCGGCACCGCCCCCTCGCGCCACCCGATGGCCTCGCTGGAGGTCTACGAAAAGATCTTCCGCCGGGCGTTCGAACTCTTCTACGGACCCGCGTCCGGCGTGAAGATCTACGGACTGCTGCCCAACTACCTCCAGCGGCAGGGCTCCTCGCTGGTCTACATGGTCGACCGGCTGATCGCCGCGGGCGGCGGGGGTTTCTATCTGGACGACTACCCGGGACTGATCGCCGACCTGGAGCGGGAGCACGGCCCGAAGATCCTGCTGGGTGTAAGCTACGCCCTGTGGGACCTGGCCGAACGGTACGCCCCGAAGCTGACGGACACCGTGGTGATGGAGACGGGCGGCATGAAGGGGCGCCGGGAGGAGCTCCCGAAAGAGGAGTTCCACGCCCTGCTCTGCCGGGGGTTCGGAGTGGAACGCATCCACTCCGAATACGGCATGGCCGAACTCACGTCGCAGGCCTATTCGGACGGGGAGGGGGTTTTCCGCTGCCCGCCCTGGATGCAGGTGTCGCTGCGCGACCTGAACGACCCGTTCGACGTCGTACTGCCCGGCACCCGCACGGTGTCCTGCACGGGAGGCATCAACGTGACCGACCTGGCCAATCTCACCTCGTGCGCCTTCATCCAGACGCAGGACGTGGGACGCCTCTGGCCCGACGGACGTTTCTCGGTGCTGGGCCGGGCCGACCACAGCGAAATCCGCGGGTGCAACCTGCTCATACAATAG
- the trxB gene encoding thioredoxin-disulfide reductase yields the protein MENQLIKCLIIGSGPAGYTAAIYTARAGLSPVLYEGIEPGGQLTTTTDVENFPGYPEGVTGAALMEDLKKQAARFGTDVRFGVITHADFSRRPFQVTVDGRHVLEAETVIVATGASAKYLGLPSEQKYRGMGVSACATCDGFFYRKKDVAVVGGGDTACEEATYLASICNKVYMVIRKDHMRASKAMQHRVMNTPNIEVLFGHVTEQVIGDEQGVTGLLLRDAAGEEKMIDVSGLFLAIGHHPNTEIFKDQLDLDADGYIRTVPGTSKTNIEGVFAAGDVQDPHYRQAITAAGSGCVAALDCERYLLSR from the coding sequence ATGGAAAACCAACTCATCAAGTGCCTCATCATAGGCAGCGGCCCCGCCGGGTACACTGCCGCCATCTACACCGCCCGCGCCGGGCTCTCCCCCGTGCTCTACGAAGGGATCGAACCCGGAGGCCAGCTCACCACCACCACCGACGTGGAGAACTTCCCGGGCTATCCGGAAGGGGTGACGGGCGCCGCCCTCATGGAAGACCTCAAGAAACAGGCCGCCCGTTTCGGCACCGACGTACGCTTCGGCGTCATCACCCATGCCGACTTCAGCCGCCGCCCCTTCCAGGTGACGGTGGACGGCCGCCACGTGCTGGAGGCCGAAACGGTCATCGTCGCCACGGGGGCCTCGGCCAAGTATCTCGGCCTGCCCTCCGAACAGAAATACCGCGGCATGGGCGTATCGGCCTGCGCCACCTGCGACGGCTTCTTCTACCGCAAGAAGGACGTGGCCGTGGTGGGCGGCGGCGACACCGCCTGCGAGGAGGCCACCTACCTGGCCTCGATCTGCAACAAGGTCTACATGGTGATCCGCAAGGACCACATGCGCGCTTCGAAGGCCATGCAGCACCGGGTGATGAACACCCCGAACATCGAGGTTCTCTTCGGCCACGTCACCGAGCAGGTGATCGGCGACGAACAGGGCGTGACGGGTCTCCTGCTGCGCGATGCCGCAGGGGAGGAGAAGATGATCGACGTGAGCGGACTGTTCCTGGCCATCGGCCACCACCCCAACACCGAAATCTTCAAAGACCAGCTCGATCTGGACGCCGACGGATACATCCGTACCGTGCCCGGCACCTCGAAAACCAATATCGAAGGGGTATTCGCCGCGGGCGACGTGCAGGACCCCCACTACCGGCAGGCGATCACGGCGGCCGGCAGCGGATGCGTCGCAGCCCTCGACTGCGAACGTTACCTTCTTTCGCGCTGA
- a CDS encoding M23 family metallopeptidase yields the protein MTRRTILCMAASGLLLSGCGTRQSLYRTPQAEIPSAPSQRILYPETNNRSAGEIVREEMPAPPAEPVRLPLKPDRPRITFTGVESAHVRVPGVNPLPASGLLTVPLGELREEFCYPYKGRVISPYGPRGRSMHTGVDIKAVPGDTVRAALPGVVRMSKYYSGYGNIVVIRHYEGFETVYAHNVKNLVEVNDVVEAGRPIALAGRTGRATTEHVHFELRAAGEPLDPMKLIDGEAMDLRSDTLYICNRAGRIFAYNSAAEGRRLGVPAAPATDERSESEGGGLTEEPTEVRKPEAPAVQPAAKLTPAKPAAAAPVYYKVRPGDTLTQIARRNGTTVAALCKLNKIDKDAVIRIGQRLRIK from the coding sequence ATGACACGACGCACGATCCTTTGCATGGCGGCCTCGGGCCTGCTCCTTTCGGGGTGCGGAACCCGTCAGTCGCTCTACCGCACGCCGCAGGCGGAGATCCCCTCCGCCCCTTCGCAGCGCATCCTCTATCCCGAAACCAATAATCGTTCCGCGGGCGAGATCGTCCGGGAGGAGATGCCGGCCCCTCCGGCCGAACCCGTACGCCTGCCGCTGAAACCCGACCGTCCCCGGATCACCTTCACCGGGGTGGAGAGCGCCCACGTGCGGGTGCCCGGCGTCAATCCGCTGCCTGCCTCGGGCCTGCTGACCGTGCCGCTCGGGGAGCTGAGGGAGGAGTTCTGCTATCCCTACAAGGGACGGGTGATTTCGCCCTACGGTCCGCGGGGGCGTTCGATGCACACGGGTGTGGACATCAAGGCCGTGCCGGGCGACACGGTGCGGGCGGCCTTGCCGGGCGTGGTGCGCATGAGCAAGTATTACAGCGGGTACGGCAACATCGTGGTGATCCGCCATTACGAAGGGTTCGAGACGGTATATGCCCACAACGTGAAGAACCTCGTGGAGGTGAACGACGTGGTGGAGGCGGGCCGGCCCATTGCGCTGGCGGGCCGGACGGGGCGGGCAACCACCGAACACGTCCATTTCGAACTGCGGGCCGCCGGGGAGCCGCTCGACCCGATGAAACTGATCGACGGGGAGGCGATGGACCTGCGCTCCGACACGCTCTATATCTGCAACCGGGCGGGAAGGATTTTCGCCTACAACAGCGCGGCCGAAGGACGGCGGCTGGGAGTGCCGGCGGCTCCGGCGACCGACGAACGGTCGGAGAGCGAGGGCGGAGGACTGACGGAGGAACCCACCGAAGTGCGGAAGCCCGAAGCCCCGGCCGTACAGCCGGCCGCGAAACTCACTCCGGCGAAGCCTGCCGCCGCGGCTCCGGTGTATTATAAGGTCCGTCCCGGCGATACGCTGACCCAGATCGCCCGCCGCAACGGGACCACGGTGGCGGCGCTCTGCAAGCTGAACAAGATCGACAAGGACGCCGTGATCCGGATCGGCCAGCGTCTGCGGATCAAATAG
- a CDS encoding bifunctional folylpolyglutamate synthase/dihydrofolate synthase — protein MTYPETLDFLFRSLPVFQQSGSSAYKPGLEHTIAFNDYLGRPDRNFLSIHVAGTNGKGSVSHLLASVLQAAGYRVGLYTSPHLKDFRERIRVNGTPISEREVVEFVARHREKMVGLGLSFFEMTVGMAFDHFTRQEVEVAVVETGLGGRLDATNIIRPAASVITNIGFDHMALLGNTIPKIAAEKAGIIKPGIPAVIGEEHPESAPVFRARAQEAGADIFFAESLFRCVGDGGECLTGEDGTTRRRLTVERIEDGDRLTLELDLLGEYQRRNIVTVMAAIRILNRTSPLSISRRDIAEGCATAARTTGLRGRWEILGREPLTVCDTGHNEHGLRLVAEQLRHQRYDKLYFVLGVVNDKDLHGILPLLPPDAHYLFTQASVERALPADRLAEEAARYGLHGETVPGVRNACDRARRLASPRDMIFIGGSTFTVADL, from the coding sequence ATGACCTATCCCGAAACCCTCGACTTTCTCTTCCGCTCGCTGCCCGTCTTCCAGCAGAGCGGCTCTTCGGCCTACAAGCCGGGGCTGGAGCACACCATCGCCTTCAACGACTACCTGGGGCGGCCCGACCGCAATTTCCTCTCGATCCACGTGGCCGGAACCAACGGCAAAGGTTCCGTCTCCCACCTGCTGGCCTCCGTGCTCCAGGCGGCCGGTTACCGCGTGGGGCTCTACACCTCCCCCCACCTGAAGGATTTCCGCGAGAGAATCCGGGTGAACGGCACGCCCATCTCCGAACGGGAGGTCGTGGAGTTCGTCGCCCGCCACCGGGAGAAGATGGTCGGTCTCGGCCTCTCCTTCTTCGAAATGACCGTCGGCATGGCCTTCGACCACTTCACCCGGCAGGAGGTCGAGGTGGCCGTCGTCGAGACGGGCCTGGGCGGACGGCTCGATGCGACCAACATCATCCGCCCGGCGGCGAGCGTCATCACCAACATCGGCTTCGACCACATGGCCCTGCTGGGCAATACGATTCCGAAAATCGCCGCCGAAAAGGCAGGTATCATCAAACCGGGCATCCCGGCCGTCATCGGCGAGGAGCATCCCGAAAGCGCCCCCGTCTTCCGGGCCCGGGCACAGGAGGCGGGCGCCGACATCTTCTTCGCCGAATCGCTCTTCCGCTGCGTCGGGGACGGCGGGGAGTGCCTCACGGGCGAGGACGGCACGACACGCCGCCGGCTCACCGTCGAACGCATCGAAGACGGCGACCGGCTCACGCTGGAACTCGACCTGCTGGGTGAATACCAGCGCCGCAACATCGTGACCGTCATGGCTGCCATCCGGATACTCAACCGCACCAGCCCGCTGAGCATCAGCCGGAGGGACATCGCGGAGGGATGCGCCACGGCCGCCCGGACCACGGGACTGCGGGGCCGCTGGGAGATACTCGGCCGCGAGCCCCTCACCGTCTGCGACACGGGACACAACGAACACGGTCTGCGGCTGGTGGCCGAACAACTCCGCCACCAACGTTACGACAAACTCTATTTCGTGCTGGGAGTCGTGAACGACAAGGACCTGCACGGCATCCTGCCGCTGCTTCCCCCCGACGCCCACTACCTTTTCACGCAGGCATCGGTCGAACGGGCGCTTCCCGCCGACCGGCTGGCCGAAGAGGCCGCCCGCTACGGACTGCACGGCGAGACGGTTCCCGGCGTGCGGAACGCCTGCGACCGGGCCCGCCGCCTGGCTTCGCCCCGCGACATGATCTTCATTGGCGGCAGCACCTTCACCGTGGCCGACCTCTGA